Proteins encoded within one genomic window of Cytophagales bacterium:
- a CDS encoding PAS domain-containing sensor histidine kinase: protein MSEPNFLFNSYKAIFNHILDPILIYQVDDQYRFHKMLMINDSFRKSYGYELKEILHADFSMINAHPRKVPDLIENICKHGNVLFETTHKNKAGEEFPVEVHSQFVSMEGHPMIVSIIRDIADRKRVQSELFDLQETRSKTLRLMSHDLRNSFAQMAGALLLLREYSFEASVQELIDLLSEVHDNASRLLMEHLGASDDLGDAMKLEIFPFDLANFLTRLKKKYEVLSQTEKEIDLRCQFPEVSTLIEGDQYKLVRVLDNMMSNAIKFSDSGAKLTFSATINKEHVCFSVKDRGIGIPEELHASIFLADPASGRPGTSGEPSNGLGLFIAKKIVDLHRGNIWFETKEGQGTTFFVEIPKQFMP, encoded by the coding sequence ATGAGTGAACCCAATTTTCTATTCAATAGTTACAAAGCCATTTTCAATCACATATTGGATCCCATATTGATATATCAGGTGGATGATCAATATAGATTCCATAAGATGTTGATGATTAACGATTCGTTTAGGAAATCCTATGGTTATGAACTTAAGGAAATCCTTCATGCGGACTTTTCCATGATCAATGCCCATCCTCGCAAAGTGCCGGATCTCATTGAAAACATTTGTAAGCATGGTAACGTCCTGTTCGAAACGACGCATAAGAATAAGGCAGGCGAAGAGTTTCCAGTAGAAGTCCATTCGCAATTTGTCAGTATGGAAGGTCATCCGATGATCGTCTCTATCATTAGAGATATTGCTGATCGAAAGCGGGTTCAAAGTGAGTTGTTTGATTTACAAGAAACTCGTTCCAAAACACTTAGGTTGATGTCTCATGATTTAAGGAACTCCTTTGCACAAATGGCAGGAGCGTTGCTTTTACTCAGAGAATATTCATTTGAAGCAAGCGTGCAAGAGTTGATCGATCTATTGAGTGAAGTGCATGATAATGCGAGCCGCCTGCTGATGGAACATTTGGGGGCTTCTGATGATCTCGGGGATGCCATGAAATTAGAAATATTCCCTTTTGACCTGGCGAACTTCCTCACCAGGTTAAAAAAGAAATATGAGGTATTGTCGCAAACTGAAAAGGAAATCGACTTGCGATGCCAATTCCCGGAAGTGTCGACACTGATTGAAGGGGACCAGTACAAGTTGGTCAGGGTACTGGACAATATGATGTCAAATGCTATCAAGTTTTCAGATTCAGGAGCGAAGCTTACCTTCTCCGCCACCATCAATAAAGAACATGTGTGCTTCTCGGTAAAAGATCGGGGAATAGGGATTCCCGAAGAACTCCACGCCTCCATTTTTCTTGCTGATCCTGCCTCGGGACGACCTGGGACAAGCGGAGAGCCTTCTAATGGCCTGGGTTTATTTATTGCCAAGAAAATAGTCGACCTGCACCGGGGAAACATTTGGTTTGA